The segment GGGTGCTCTCCTACGGGGCAAGATGTCGGGCATGACACCGGACGCGATCCTGACCACTGAGCGGCTAAGCCTCCGGACGTGGCGGTCAGGCGACCTCGATGAACTAGCCCAAGTGTTCGCGGACCCCCAGGTGTGGTGGTTCCCGCTACAGCGCGGCTACACCCGCGACGAGACCGAGTCGTTCCAGTGGCGACAGTTGGCGGAGTGGCAAAGACAGGGATGGGGACTTTGGGCCGTCGAGTACAAGGGCAACCTCATCGGGTACACCGGCTTTGCGCTACCGACTTTCCTGCCTGAGGTCATGCCTGTTCCGGAAATCGGCTGGCGGCTGCACCCGTCGTACTGGGGTCGCGGTATCGCGACCGAAGCCGCGAACGCGGCCC is part of the Mycobacteriales bacterium genome and harbors:
- a CDS encoding GNAT family N-acetyltransferase — protein: MTPDAILTTERLSLRTWRSGDLDELAQVFADPQVWWFPLQRGYTRDETESFQWRQLAEWQRQGWGLWAVEYKGNLIGYTGFALPTFLPEVMPVPEIGWRLHPSYWGRGIATEAANAALVQGFTVLGFNGVVSVCEPDNTASARVMERIGMTLDRDTMH